A genome region from Mycolicibacterium litorale includes the following:
- a CDS encoding LppX_LprAFG lipoprotein has protein sequence MPTSSRHAAQAFIAVLLAAALFVAGCSSSSDDSDKPLPDAATLLQQSTQTTRDLQSVHLKLTVQGTIEQLPIESLEGDLTNTPAVAASGKANIVFLGQRLDGVEFVVADGNLYGAISAGSFQDFGPAADIYDVAAILSPEKGLANVLANFSDPKADGRENVSGVDTVRVTGTVSAEAVNAIAPQIGATGPVPATAWIEEEGSHNLAQAKLEPSPGNSVTMTLSDWGKQVTVTKPAV, from the coding sequence ATGCCGACGAGCTCTCGCCATGCTGCCCAGGCCTTCATCGCCGTCCTCCTCGCCGCCGCGCTGTTCGTCGCCGGCTGCTCCTCGTCCTCGGACGATTCCGACAAACCGCTGCCCGACGCCGCGACGTTGCTGCAGCAATCCACCCAGACCACGCGCGATCTGCAGAGCGTGCACCTGAAGCTGACCGTGCAGGGCACCATCGAGCAGTTGCCGATCGAATCGCTGGAAGGCGATCTGACCAACACGCCCGCGGTCGCCGCCTCCGGCAAGGCCAACATCGTGTTCCTCGGCCAGCGCCTCGACGGCGTGGAGTTCGTGGTCGCCGACGGCAACCTGTACGGCGCCATCAGCGCCGGCAGCTTCCAGGACTTCGGCCCCGCGGCCGACATCTACGACGTCGCGGCCATCCTCAGCCCGGAGAAGGGCCTGGCCAACGTCCTCGCCAACTTCAGCGATCCGAAGGCCGACGGCCGCGAGAACGTCAGCGGCGTCGACACGGTGCGTGTCACCGGCACCGTCAGCGCCGAGGCGGTCAACGCCATCGCCCCGCAGATCGGTGCGACCGGCCCGGTGCCCGCGACGGCGTGGATCGAAGAGGAAGGCAGCCACAACCTGGCGCAGGCCAAGCTCGAGCCGAGCCCGGGCAACAGCGTCACGATGACGCTGTCGGACTGGGGTAAGCAGGTCACCGTCACAAAGCCGGCGGTGTGA
- the ribD gene encoding bifunctional diaminohydroxyphosphoribosylaminopyrimidine deaminase/5-amino-6-(5-phosphoribosylamino)uracil reductase RibD, which yields MTPEAAMRLAVEQADRVKGGTYPNPPVGAVILDADGQVAGVGATQPPGGPHAEVMALRRAGSKAAGGTAVVTLEPCNHQGRTPPCVDALLTAEVSAVVYAVADPNPVAAGGAARLEEAGVTVTAGVLTDVVAGGVLREWLHKQRTGKPHVTWKFATSVDGRSAAADGSSQWITSEAARADVHRRRAVADAIVVGTGTVFVDDPVLTARLPDGSLAERQPLRVVVGRREISPDSRVLNDDSRTMVIRTRDPHEVLRALSDRTDVFLEGGPTLAGAFLRAGVIDRIVAYVAPILLGGPITAVDDVGVLSIAHAQRWRFDGVTPIGPDVLLSLVPA from the coding sequence ATGACACCCGAGGCCGCCATGCGGCTGGCCGTCGAGCAGGCCGACCGCGTCAAGGGCGGCACCTATCCGAATCCCCCTGTGGGAGCGGTCATCCTGGACGCCGACGGCCAGGTGGCCGGCGTGGGGGCGACCCAGCCGCCTGGCGGCCCGCACGCCGAGGTGATGGCGTTGCGCCGCGCAGGCAGCAAGGCGGCCGGTGGCACCGCCGTGGTGACGCTGGAGCCGTGCAACCACCAGGGCCGGACCCCGCCGTGCGTGGATGCCCTTCTCACGGCCGAGGTTTCGGCCGTGGTGTACGCGGTCGCCGATCCCAACCCGGTCGCGGCCGGGGGAGCGGCGAGGCTCGAAGAAGCCGGGGTCACCGTGACTGCCGGAGTGCTCACCGACGTGGTGGCCGGTGGCGTGCTGCGCGAGTGGCTGCACAAGCAGCGCACCGGAAAGCCGCACGTCACTTGGAAATTCGCGACCAGCGTGGACGGCCGCAGCGCCGCCGCCGACGGCAGCAGCCAGTGGATCACCAGCGAGGCCGCCAGGGCGGACGTGCACCGCAGGCGCGCCGTGGCCGATGCGATCGTGGTCGGCACCGGCACCGTGTTCGTCGACGATCCGGTGCTGACCGCGCGACTGCCCGACGGCAGCCTCGCCGAGCGTCAACCGCTCCGGGTGGTGGTCGGCCGGCGCGAGATCTCCCCGGACTCCCGTGTGCTCAACGACGATTCGCGAACGATGGTGATCCGCACCCGCGATCCGCACGAGGTGCTGCGGGCACTGTCCGACCGCACCGACGTGTTCCTCGAGGGCGGCCCCACGCTGGCGGGCGCATTCCTGCGGGCCGGGGTGATCGACCGCATCGTCGCCTACGTCGCGCCGATCCTGCTCGGGGGACCGATCACCGCGGTCGACGACGTCGGGGTGTTGAGCATCGCGCACGCGCAGCGGTGGCGGTTCGACGGCGTCACGCCGATCGGGCCCGACGTCCTGCTGTCGCTCGTTCCCGCCTGA
- a CDS encoding MFS transporter, whose translation MTSAATDPATTSRSRRIAISAGSLAVLLGALDTYVVVTIIRDIMFDIGIAINQIQRVTPIITWYLLGYIAAMPLLGRASDRFGRKFVLQLSLAGFALGSVITALSNDLIPMVIGRTIQGTASGALLPVTLALAADLWAARNRASVLGGIGAAQELGSVLGPLYGIAVVAALNTWRDVFWINVPLAAIAMVMIHFSLPARQKSDRPERVDVAGGLLLALALGMAVIGLYNPAPDGKQILPPYGPPVLIGAAVAAVAFFVWERFARTRLIEPAGVHFRPFLAALGASLCAGAALMVTLVNVELFGQGILGQSQNEAAFLLLRFLVALPIGALLGGWLASRVGDRLVAFAGLLIAAGGYFLISKWPVDLLSARHDLGFISLPVLDTDLVIAGIGLGLVIGPLTSATLRVVPAAQHGIASAAVVVARMIGMLIGIAALSAWGLYRLNQHLQTLPFPPGADTLAERLAAEADRYRAAYVLQYGDIFMVTVVVCIVGALLGLLISGRHEHADEPIDGIDEADVAADDTPTQFINVAGGPSDGDQTAQLPRQTPPGRHRHDG comes from the coding sequence ATGACGAGCGCGGCCACCGATCCGGCGACCACGAGCCGCAGCCGCCGGATCGCGATCAGCGCGGGCAGCCTCGCGGTTCTGCTCGGGGCGCTCGACACCTATGTCGTGGTGACGATCATCCGCGACATCATGTTCGACATCGGCATCGCGATCAATCAGATCCAGCGGGTCACGCCGATCATCACCTGGTATCTGCTGGGCTACATCGCCGCGATGCCCCTGCTGGGCCGCGCGTCGGACCGGTTCGGCCGCAAGTTCGTCCTGCAGCTCAGCCTCGCCGGGTTCGCGCTCGGCTCGGTGATCACCGCACTGTCCAACGACCTGATCCCGATGGTCATCGGCCGCACCATCCAGGGCACGGCCAGCGGTGCGCTGCTGCCGGTCACGCTGGCGCTGGCCGCCGATCTGTGGGCCGCCCGCAACCGCGCCTCGGTGCTCGGCGGCATCGGCGCGGCCCAGGAACTCGGCAGCGTGCTCGGCCCGCTCTACGGCATCGCCGTGGTGGCCGCGCTGAACACCTGGCGCGACGTGTTCTGGATCAACGTGCCGCTCGCGGCGATCGCGATGGTGATGATCCACTTCAGCCTCCCGGCCCGGCAGAAATCCGACCGTCCCGAACGCGTCGACGTCGCCGGTGGCCTGCTCCTTGCGCTGGCGCTCGGGATGGCCGTGATCGGGCTGTACAACCCGGCGCCGGACGGGAAGCAGATCCTGCCGCCGTACGGTCCGCCGGTGCTGATCGGCGCCGCGGTGGCGGCGGTCGCGTTCTTCGTGTGGGAGCGCTTCGCCCGCACCCGGCTGATCGAACCGGCCGGTGTGCACTTCCGGCCGTTCCTGGCGGCGCTGGGCGCGTCGCTCTGCGCCGGTGCGGCGCTGATGGTGACGCTGGTCAACGTCGAACTGTTCGGCCAGGGCATCCTCGGCCAGAGCCAGAACGAGGCGGCCTTCCTGCTGCTGCGCTTCCTGGTGGCACTGCCGATCGGGGCGCTGCTCGGCGGCTGGCTCGCGAGCCGCGTCGGTGACCGGCTGGTGGCGTTCGCCGGCCTGCTGATCGCCGCGGGCGGGTACTTCCTGATCTCGAAGTGGCCGGTCGACCTGTTGTCGGCCCGCCACGACCTGGGCTTCATCAGCCTGCCGGTCCTGGACACCGACCTGGTGATCGCCGGGATCGGCCTCGGCCTGGTCATCGGCCCGCTGACCTCGGCGACGTTGCGGGTGGTGCCCGCCGCCCAGCACGGCATCGCCTCGGCCGCGGTCGTGGTGGCCCGCATGATCGGCATGCTGATCGGTATCGCCGCGCTGTCCGCGTGGGGGCTGTACCGGCTCAACCAGCATCTGCAGACGCTGCCGTTCCCGCCGGGGGCGGACACGCTGGCCGAGCGGCTGGCCGCCGAGGCGGACCGCTACCGCGCGGCGTACGTCCTGCAGTACGGCGACATCTTCATGGTCACCGTGGTGGTGTGCATCGTCGGGGCGCTGCTCGGTCTCCTGATCAGCGGCCGCCACGAGCACGCCGACGAACCGATCGACGGGATCGATGAGGCCGACGTCGCCGCCGACGACACCCCCACCCAGTTCATCAACGTGGCGGGTGGCCCGTCGGACGGCGATCAGACCGCGCAGCTGCCGCGGCAGACACCGCCCGGTAGGCACCGGCACGACGGCTGA
- the rpe gene encoding ribulose-phosphate 3-epimerase, with product MAHPLIAPSILSADFARLADETAAVTGADWLHVDVMDNHFVPNLTLGLPVVESLLKVTDIPMDCHLMIENPERWAPPYAEAGAHNVTFHAEATDNPVAVARDIRAAGAKAGLSVKPGTPIDPYLEILREFDTLLIMSVEPGFGGQKFIPEVLPKVGIVRRLVDAGELTVLVEIDGGINEDTIAAAAEAGVDCFVAGSAVYSAEDPAAAVRSLRGQAAAASKHLS from the coding sequence ATGGCGCACCCCCTCATCGCACCGTCGATCCTGTCGGCCGACTTCGCCCGGCTCGCGGACGAGACCGCTGCTGTCACCGGGGCGGACTGGCTGCACGTCGACGTGATGGACAACCACTTCGTGCCGAATCTCACGCTTGGTCTGCCGGTCGTCGAATCGCTGCTGAAGGTGACCGACATCCCGATGGACTGTCACCTGATGATCGAAAACCCCGAGCGGTGGGCGCCGCCGTACGCCGAGGCCGGCGCGCACAACGTCACCTTCCACGCCGAGGCCACCGACAACCCGGTCGCCGTCGCCCGCGACATCCGGGCGGCCGGCGCCAAGGCCGGGCTCTCGGTGAAGCCGGGCACGCCCATCGATCCCTATCTGGAGATCCTCCGCGAGTTCGACACCCTGCTGATCATGTCCGTCGAACCGGGTTTCGGCGGGCAGAAGTTCATCCCCGAGGTGCTGCCGAAGGTGGGCATCGTGCGCCGCCTGGTCGACGCCGGTGAGCTGACGGTGCTCGTCGAGATCGACGGCGGCATCAACGAGGACACCATCGCCGCGGCCGCGGAGGCCGGCGTGGACTGCTTCGTCGCGGGATCGGCCGTCTACAGCGCCGAGGACCCGGCCGCGGCGGTGCGCTCGCTGCGCGGGCAGGCCGCAGCCGCGTCCAAGCATCTGTCCTGA
- a CDS encoding riboflavin synthase: protein MFTGIVEEVGEVVGKEDLADAARLVIRGPVVTADAGHGDSIAVNGVCLTVVEIQPGGVFTADVMGETLDRSSLGVVGVGSHVNLERAAAVNSRLGGHIVQGHVDGTGHVIARTPSEHWEVVRIALPSALARYVVEKGSITVDGVSLTVSALGRASENDWFEVSLIPTTRNLTTLGTAPIGTPVNLEVDVIAKYVERLMSTSTE, encoded by the coding sequence GTGTTCACGGGAATCGTCGAAGAAGTGGGCGAGGTCGTCGGCAAAGAAGACCTCGCGGACGCCGCGCGGTTGGTGATCCGCGGCCCGGTCGTCACCGCCGACGCCGGCCACGGTGACTCGATCGCCGTCAACGGGGTCTGTCTGACCGTCGTCGAGATCCAGCCGGGCGGGGTGTTCACCGCGGATGTGATGGGCGAGACGCTCGATCGCTCCAGCCTGGGCGTCGTCGGAGTGGGCAGCCACGTCAACCTCGAACGCGCCGCCGCCGTCAACAGCCGCCTCGGCGGACACATCGTGCAGGGCCACGTCGACGGCACCGGTCATGTGATTGCGCGCACACCGTCCGAACACTGGGAGGTCGTGCGCATCGCGCTGCCCAGCGCGCTCGCGCGTTACGTCGTCGAGAAGGGTTCGATCACCGTCGACGGCGTCTCCCTGACCGTATCCGCTCTGGGTCGTGCCTCGGAAAACGACTGGTTCGAGGTGTCGTTGATCCCCACCACCCGCAACCTCACCACGCTCGGGACCGCGCCCATCGGGACCCCGGTGAACCTGGAGGTCGACGTCATCGCGAAATACGTCGAACGGCTGATGAGCACGTCCACTGAGTAA